The Triticum aestivum cultivar Chinese Spring chromosome 7B, IWGSC CS RefSeq v2.1, whole genome shotgun sequence genome window below encodes:
- the LOC123163191 gene encoding uncharacterized protein, whose translation MSAGQPRKRPPNAPPPNQQQQHKRSSKRARGSPLLTLSSHIHLRWDDRSRRALPADDQIGIPWRHLAPFIDSPPRARRALALALADVAPVPRRIFSLGDIPLLGGVLSYEVWDACLTEADRRFLARFLPAGSDAEEAVRHLLTGENHHFGNPLVTWSSSLCSAHLHPDAILHKEQQIRADNKAYHALLNNYHSDITETLTRWRDKWLTCDNPKSLFRDNLAKQRRGDRQSSGENVIFSNAPKNAIPMKVVRNGDVTKYMSYIKVSRAQHDLVKRMKQSGDGIQTRHLVGVIGDIDNFHVKPYETLMEDEKQKLHDHWVILSCKELPAAFKARREEKLVAEKLRRSLCLEIAERNMSEVEKAEQLGVRTAEVGQDGAYRNSGTSDGQEELVEHSPQDVPQSGNNSSAGLEDEEDANDTSDTTDTSTDSHDSPNTTDQDGNDGNGTSDTGTSTDSHDGPNVTDQDVMDTNNTNIHTQSQGTSDEQDEEVEKTSSTSAKSGDSSDAQDEAPVDISCRNGISQSDPGMADDDMEDTSCNDTTLQDHHIPDMQSQEPKAMSDTISPIQGLNSPNMLVQDCKKTGYIGFPIHVHGGFDEQTDDLKNMCYPSASTGHDNKKEMNGMILDQRETDDISMMPSDSTLSRQTNVEGPELKGPAKCEKELWQSASSVDSFYHPPGNGLYAQSGALQLKHHLSGGPATCMIDLKVDDRRRQQTQISVPAAQPMSSSASLLQPCTDQLNGEQLLNGTKGVGMVPSYSLGHVNGMKQSMGLHSMTNGHLAQSGLAQEQMQLLGERHSGLYSQQVENNINMYSSATLCTQNSFPMVEPQSFAGHVPADRSRSWFPDEDQPSHNNWSGMGSNGVVLGQDVPGGDGSLLSVLSQYKQQVSSRPPGSDQLLLGGRRNLVAPLGVAENMVLPSPDVYGYTHQNNVASSQVDSNLQWAQGMTHPSSSAACFRQFGGGPWSR comes from the exons ATGTCAGCCGGCCAGCCGAGGAAGCGGcccccgaacgcgccgccgcccaaccagcagcagcagcacaagaGATCGAGCAAGCGGGCGAGGGGCTCCCCTCTGCTGACCCTCAGCTCTCACATCCACCTCCGCTGGGATGACCGCTCCAGGCGGGCCCTCCCCGCCGACGACCAGATCGGCATCCCCTGGCGCCACCTCGCCCCCTTCATCGACTCCCCGCCCCGCGCCCGccgcgccctcgccctcgccctcgccgacgTCGCCCCCGTCCCCAGGCGGATTTTCTCCCTGGGCGACATCCCTCTCCTCGGTGGGGTGTTGTCCTACGAG GTCTGGGACGCCTGCCTGACGGAGGCCGACAGGAGGTTCCTTGCCAGGTTTCTTCCGGCCGGCTCCGATGCCGAGGAAGCAGTGCGCCATTTGCTCACAGGGGAAAATCACCACTTTGGGAACCCCCTTGTAACCTG GTCCTCTTCTCTTTGCTCTGCTCATCTTCATCCAGACGCTATACTTCACAAGGAGCAGCAAATCAGAGCCGATAACAAGGCATATCATGCACTGTTGAACAACTACCATTCCGA CATCACTGAGACCCTCACCAGGTGGAGGGACAAATGGTTAACTTGTGACAATCCAAAAAGCTTGTTCAG GGATAACCTTGCTAAACAGCGACGAGGGGACCGGCAGTCATCCGGAGAAAATGTCATATTTTCTAACGCTCCTAAGAATGCAATACCCATGAAGGTTGTACGAAACGGTGATGTCACAAAGTATATGTCATATATTAAG GTCAGCAGGGCTCAACATGATCTTGTTAAGAGAATGAAACAATCTGGTGATGGCATTCAGACAAGACATCTTGTTGGTGTTATTGGTGATATCGATAACTTTCATGTGAAACCATATGAGACACTGATGGAGGATGAGAAACAGAAACTGCACGATCATTG GGTCATTCTGTCATGTAAAGAACTCCCTGCTGCTTTCAAGGCCCGCCGGGAAGAGAAGTTGGTTGCTGAGAAATTAAGGAGGTCTTTGTGCCTTGAAATTGCAGAGAGGAATATGTCTGAGGTGGAAAAG GCAGAGCAGTTAGGTGTCAGAACCGCAGAAGTTGGGCAAGATGGCGCTTATCGAAATAGTGGCACCTCAGATGGACAGGAAGAACTGGTAGAGCACTCGCCTCAGGATGTGCCGCAATCCGGGAATAATAGCAGCGCAGGTCTTGAAGATGAAGAAGATGCCAATGATACAAGTGATACTACTGATACATCCACAGACTCTCATGACAGCCCAAACACGACAGATCAAGATGGCAATGATGGCAATGGTACGAGTGATACAGGTACATCCACTGACTCTCATGACGGCCCAAACGTGACAGATCAGGATGTTATGGACACGAATAACACGAATATACATACCCAGAGTCAGGGTACCTCAGACGAGCAAGATGAAGAAGTTGAAAAGACTAGCAGCACAAGTGCTAAAAGTGGCGACAGCTCAGACGCGCAAGATGAAGCCCCTGTGGATATAAGCTGTAGGAACGGAATCTCCCAGAGCGATCCAGGCATGGCAGATGATGATATGGAAGACACCAGCTGCAATGATACAACTCTCCAAGACCATCACATTCCAGATATGCAATCTCAGGAGCCCAAGGCCATGAGCGACACGATCTCACCTATTCAAGGCCTCAACAGCCCGAATATGCTAGTTCAAGATTGCAAGAAGACTGGCTATATAGGTTTTCCTATTCATGTTCATGGCGGTTTCGATGAGCAAACTGATGACTTGAAGAACATGTGCTACCCGAGTGCCTCAACTGGACATGACAATAAAAAAGAGATGAATGGCATGATTCTTGATCAAAGAGAGACTGATGATATCTCAATGATGCCCTCTGATAGTACTTTGAGCAGGCAAACTAATGTGGAAGGTCCTGAACTAAAAGGGCCTGCAAAATGCGAGAAAGAATTATGGCAGTCAGCAAGCTCTGTGGATTCCTTTTACCACCCTCCGGGGAATGGCCTATACGCACAATCAGGTGCCCTGCAGCTTAAACATCATCTGTCTGGAGGGCCAGCAACTTGTATGATTGACTTGAAGGTAGATGACAGACGCAGACAGCAAACTCAAATCAGTGTTCCTGCTGCGCAACCGATGAGCAGTTCAGCATCTCTGTTGCAACCATGCACCGACCAGCTAAACGGTGAGCAGCTCCTAAATGGCACAAAGGGTGTCGGAATGGTCCCCTCTTATTCCCTGGGACATGTGAACGGCATGAAACAGTCTATGGGCTTGCATTCCATGACAAACGGACACCTAGCTCAATCTGGCCTGGCCCAAGAGCAGATGCAATTGCTTGGTGAGAGGCACAGCGGACTTTACTCGCAGCAAGTTGAGAACAACATCAACATGTATTCCAGTGCAACGCTCTGTACTCAGAACAGCTTTCCTATGGTCGAGCCGCAAAGTTTTGCGGGTCACGTGCCTGCAGATCGGAGTCGCAGCTGGTTCCCTGATGAGGACCAACCATCACATAATAATTGGTCTGGAATGGGATCAAACGGCGTCGTTTTAGGCCAGGATGTGCCTGGCGGGGATGGGAGTCTTCTGAGCGTCCTGTCCCAGTACAAGCAGCAGGTATCTTCACGCCCGCCGGGCTCTGACCAGCTGCTCCTTGGAGGAAGGAGGAATCTAGTTGCTCCTCTTGGTGTTGCTGAGAACATGGTTCTTCCATCCCCAGATGTGTATGGTTACACCCACCAGAATAATGTGGCAAGCAGCCAGGTAGACAGCAATCTGCAATGGGCACAGGGAATGACCCATCCTTCTTCCTCTGCTGCTTGTTTCAGGCAGTTTGGTGGAGGGCCCTGGTCAAGATAG